The proteins below are encoded in one region of Knoellia sp. S7-12:
- a CDS encoding winged helix-turn-helix domain-containing protein: MSTPNSPERRSPDGVRTITDAKALSAMANVFRSRMMDALKVDGPSTASALAARTGQAVGSASHHLKVLSEAGLVEEAPELAKDRRERWWRLVDPGTRWSRADFASDTAAVTAAYAAEALTVQRQFERVQEWNANAATVPEWDSAAFATQNWMRLTPTESREVAAELIEVLVRWSQREIPDDGAEREPFFVFSRGFPAQP, encoded by the coding sequence ATGAGCACACCCAATAGCCCAGAGCGGCGCTCCCCCGACGGCGTCCGAACGATCACCGACGCCAAGGCCCTGTCGGCCATGGCCAACGTGTTCCGCTCGCGGATGATGGACGCCCTCAAGGTCGACGGGCCATCCACGGCGTCTGCTCTGGCAGCCCGCACCGGCCAAGCAGTTGGTTCCGCCAGCCACCACCTCAAGGTGCTGAGTGAGGCCGGCCTCGTCGAAGAGGCACCCGAGCTCGCCAAGGACCGTCGCGAGCGGTGGTGGCGCCTCGTCGACCCCGGCACCCGGTGGTCCCGCGCTGACTTCGCCTCCGACACCGCTGCCGTCACTGCGGCGTATGCCGCGGAGGCCCTGACCGTGCAGCGGCAGTTCGAGCGGGTCCAGGAGTGGAACGCCAACGCTGCCACGGTGCCCGAGTGGGACAGTGCCGCCTTCGCCACCCAGAACTGGATGCGTCTCACCCCCACGGAGTCGCGCGAGGTCGCTGCGGAACTCATCGAGGTCCTCGTGAGGTGGAGCCAGAGAGAGATCCCCGACGACGGCGCGGAACGCGAGCCATTCTTCGTGTTCTCCCGCGGCTTCCCGGCCCAGCCGTGA
- a CDS encoding COX15/CtaA family protein has product MNTLISRNYHRILLANLVAQVGIIVSGGLVRLTGSGLGCPTWPECVPGSYVPVQEQAEGFHKVIEFGNRMLTSVLTIIAILAVVAVWQCAPARRLKIAAATVLGGVIFQAALGGVTVLTELHPVTVAAHFLVSAGLVAVAAYLWFARNERDGEPAALVPDLVRRIAWLTSGVGAVVLVLGTVVTGSGPHSGDADAPARFGFDPRTISWLHADAVMLFVGLVVAVWLATRLSPAPETVSSAWRAVLIVTLAQGAIGYVQYLTDLPEVLVLVHMFGAAALVVALTHGLVSLRRIAQD; this is encoded by the coding sequence GTGAACACGCTGATCTCCCGGAACTATCACCGCATCCTCTTGGCGAACCTCGTTGCCCAGGTGGGAATCATCGTGTCCGGTGGCCTCGTACGCCTCACCGGCAGCGGCCTGGGGTGCCCGACCTGGCCGGAGTGTGTGCCCGGCTCCTATGTTCCGGTGCAGGAGCAGGCCGAGGGCTTCCACAAGGTCATCGAGTTCGGCAACCGCATGCTCACGAGCGTTCTCACGATCATTGCCATCCTCGCGGTCGTGGCCGTCTGGCAGTGTGCACCTGCACGGCGCCTCAAGATCGCCGCCGCCACCGTGCTCGGCGGAGTCATCTTCCAGGCCGCCCTCGGCGGCGTCACTGTTCTCACCGAGCTCCACCCGGTGACAGTCGCGGCCCACTTCCTCGTCTCGGCAGGGCTCGTGGCCGTCGCGGCATACCTGTGGTTCGCCCGCAACGAGCGAGACGGCGAGCCGGCCGCTCTCGTCCCTGACCTCGTGCGTCGTATCGCCTGGCTCACCAGCGGCGTGGGCGCTGTCGTCCTCGTCCTTGGGACCGTCGTCACGGGCTCAGGCCCCCACTCCGGCGACGCCGACGCACCCGCGCGCTTCGGCTTCGACCCGCGAACCATCTCGTGGCTGCACGCCGATGCCGTGATGCTCTTCGTCGGACTCGTCGTGGCGGTCTGGTTGGCCACCCGCCTCTCCCCTGCCCCCGAGACGGTGAGCTCTGCTTGGCGAGCCGTCCTCATCGTGACGCTCGCGCAGGGAGCGATCGGCTACGTCCAGTACCTCACCGACCTGCCCGAGGTCCTCGTCCTGGTTCACATGTTCGGCGCAGCCGCCCTCGTTGTGGCCCTCACCCACGGTCTCGTGTCTCTTCGGAGAATTGCACAAGACTAG